The proteins below are encoded in one region of Paenacidovorax monticola:
- a CDS encoding histidine kinase yields MVQSVLGSLTLGYRPLWNSARRLAGVQLYVQDDPAAAVDAPHLLRTLQELWTASSPALLISAQSHQLLYNLLEHAPRGSPWIEVRGDWLADSAIYERVRAAHQRGLKLVWRGDLARLPEPEVAACFDNSLLSLSPQDAMAALQSAPARPGAPPPRPSPVLDGQMYENLPNRALAEHCLDAHRAVAVAGWPAEDVLYGLRHQPLQPAHHSVLKLMKAIDAEQSLEAFEQILGEEPLLAYRFMVYTNSAALGLRTGVDSLRRGLVMMGYGSLKRWLSDQLPHASTDPNLQPIRESMVIRAKLTERLIDAGIENDLRREVYLAGLFSQLDDLLNEPLGTILRRLPLSERIVNAVVQQTGPYAPSLEMARALEGDDAGVIRRLCEAHELGLEIVNRALLRVLSDLDVERPGSAAA; encoded by the coding sequence ATGGTCCAATCCGTTCTAGGCAGCCTGACCCTGGGCTACCGCCCTCTCTGGAATTCCGCCCGCCGCCTGGCGGGCGTCCAGCTTTATGTGCAGGACGATCCCGCCGCGGCCGTGGATGCCCCCCACCTGCTGCGCACCCTGCAGGAGCTGTGGACGGCCAGCTCTCCCGCGCTGCTGATCTCGGCGCAGTCGCACCAGCTGCTCTACAACCTGCTCGAACACGCGCCGCGCGGCAGCCCCTGGATCGAGGTGCGCGGCGACTGGCTTGCCGACTCCGCCATCTACGAACGCGTGCGGGCCGCGCACCAGCGCGGGCTCAAGCTCGTGTGGCGCGGCGACCTGGCCCGGTTGCCCGAGCCCGAAGTGGCGGCCTGCTTCGACAACAGCCTGCTGAGCCTGTCGCCCCAGGACGCCATGGCCGCGCTGCAGTCGGCTCCCGCGCGCCCGGGCGCGCCGCCACCGCGCCCGAGCCCCGTGCTCGACGGCCAGATGTACGAGAACCTGCCCAACCGCGCGCTCGCCGAGCACTGCCTGGATGCGCACCGCGCCGTGGCCGTGGCCGGCTGGCCCGCCGAGGACGTGCTCTACGGCCTGCGCCACCAGCCGCTGCAGCCGGCCCACCATAGCGTGCTCAAGCTCATGAAGGCCATCGATGCCGAGCAGTCGCTCGAGGCCTTCGAGCAGATCCTGGGCGAGGAGCCGCTGCTGGCCTACCGCTTCATGGTCTACACCAACTCGGCCGCCCTGGGCCTGCGCACGGGCGTGGACTCCCTGCGCCGGGGCCTGGTGATGATGGGCTACGGCTCGCTCAAGCGCTGGCTGTCGGACCAGTTGCCACACGCCAGCACCGACCCCAACCTGCAGCCCATCCGCGAATCGATGGTGATCCGCGCCAAGCTGACCGAGCGCCTCATCGACGCGGGCATCGAGAACGACTTGCGCCGCGAGGTCTACCTGGCCGGCCTGTTCTCGCAGCTGGACGATCTGCTGAACGAGCCGCTGGGCACCATCCTGCGCCGCCTGCCGCTGTCCGAACGCATCGTCAACGCCGTGGTGCAGCAGACCGGGCCCTACGCGCCCAGCCTGGAGATGGCGCGCGCGCTCGAAGGTGACGACGCGGGAGTGATCCGCCGCCTCTGCGAGGCCCATGAGCTGGGCCTGGAGATCGTGAACCGGGCACTGCTGCGGGTGCTGAGCGACCTGGACGTGGAGCGCCCCGGCTCGGCTGCGGCCTGA
- the flgL gene encoding flagellar hook-associated protein FlgL: MSSNTIYRMGTANMYDNARTNLSARQTTLSNLQENLTSGKRVVRASDDPVAAAQAERALTRLSRIQTEQRALETQRNAVAQAESTLGDAIGVVQEMRQLIVNAGNGSLKPEDRKTIANQIQSLREQLSDMVNRKDTNGVPLLGALGSALAPFLGPLTSNPDYVFAGQPGQNASTGVSVPLTLDGHSAFMFDPQRDGVYNASVSTIPNNRALTTDGIKPVNPGLVTGDNYQIVFSAVGPGATPGTTTATYTITNTTTGVSSPPVTVPDFPSDKPVSIAVSGIPGLSFNITGTPDNGDTVSLQPSASMFSTLDSAIRDIGGAANNNAATQAVGQALNNVDIGLERMHNMRGYAGELLNRADRITGDQEKRSIQLEGDRSRAEDLDMIKGISDFQNAQVGYEAALKSYAQVQRLSLFNFIS, translated from the coding sequence ATGAGCAGCAACACCATCTACCGCATGGGCACGGCCAACATGTACGACAACGCCCGCACGAACCTGAGCGCGCGGCAGACGACGTTGTCCAACCTGCAGGAGAACCTCACCTCCGGCAAGCGCGTGGTGCGCGCCAGCGACGACCCCGTGGCCGCCGCCCAGGCCGAGCGCGCGCTCACGCGGCTGTCGCGCATCCAGACCGAGCAGCGCGCGCTGGAAACCCAGCGCAACGCCGTCGCCCAGGCGGAGTCCACCCTCGGCGACGCGATCGGCGTGGTACAGGAGATGCGCCAGCTCATCGTGAACGCGGGCAACGGCTCGCTCAAGCCCGAGGACCGCAAGACCATCGCCAACCAGATCCAGAGCCTGCGCGAGCAACTCTCCGACATGGTGAACCGCAAGGACACGAACGGCGTGCCGCTGCTGGGCGCACTCGGCAGCGCGCTCGCGCCCTTCCTCGGGCCGCTGACGAGCAATCCGGACTACGTCTTCGCGGGCCAGCCCGGGCAGAACGCGAGCACGGGCGTATCGGTCCCGCTCACGCTGGATGGCCACTCCGCCTTCATGTTCGATCCGCAGCGCGACGGCGTGTACAACGCCAGCGTGAGCACCATTCCGAACAACCGCGCGCTCACCACCGACGGCATCAAACCCGTGAACCCCGGGCTGGTGACCGGCGACAACTACCAGATCGTCTTCAGCGCCGTCGGCCCGGGCGCCACCCCCGGCACCACCACGGCCACCTACACCATCACCAACACCACCACGGGCGTGTCCTCGCCTCCGGTCACGGTGCCCGACTTCCCTTCCGACAAACCCGTCAGCATCGCCGTGAGCGGCATTCCGGGCCTGAGCTTCAACATCACCGGCACGCCGGACAACGGCGACACCGTCTCGCTGCAGCCCAGCGCCAGCATGTTCAGCACGCTCGACAGCGCGATCCGCGACATCGGCGGCGCGGCGAACAACAACGCCGCCACGCAGGCCGTGGGCCAGGCGCTGAACAACGTGGACATCGGCCTGGAGCGCATGCACAACATGCGCGGCTACGCGGGCGAACTGCTCAACCGCGCGGACCGCATCACCGGCGACCAGGAGAAGCGCTCCATCCAGCTGGAGGGCGACCGCTCCCGCGCCGAGGATCTGGATATGATCAAGGGCATCTCGGACTTCCAGAACGCCCAGGTCGGCTATGAGGCAGCCCTCAAGTCCTACGCCCAGGTGCAACGGCTGTCTCTGTTCAATTTCATTAGCTGA
- the flgK gene encoding flagellar hook-associated protein FlgK: protein MSLLNVGARALLANQVALQTTGHNIANVNTPGYSRQSVQLATVQGQFTGGGYIGQGVDVQTILRNHNELLTRQAAMAGSTQAADVVRSERLNQLQEVFSGGTSGLGAAITDMMNSLSDVVSSPTDITARTVALTRMSETAGRMRSAADRINEIQYTVTEQLKSDVVKVNSLAQSIAGVNEQIARARGNGQTPNDLLDQRDQLIRELNQYVQTTQVPADDGTVGLFVAGSQPLVLGTTATTLSVDEATQFPGSGQMRLFFNRPGATPVELDDNMLGGGEVSGLLRFANNDLAEGRNLLGRMAQAIGMTMNAQHKLGLTLDGQPGKDLFAVPTSMPGYSSGTGAGTVSFTDPTKFAASDYEVRFTTPPAGQVVRLSDGKSTAFANLADPALQNIDGLSFNLTAAGAAGERVLFKPFSSAANNIQALVLSPRDLAAANPINAAMGTSNGGTLQLAGLKATGLPNPPGLVLPANANPAAVPPILGGVQLRFNAGPPVTYDALDRGTSPPTTIAAGQPYTPGSPISINGWQITLQGTPKGGDTVTIGNALDPQYGDAYTRNAGNASAVMNLRDVKMFDESTMNDGYAGLMAQVGTRAQSAQYAADLSTTIAANLERDRTAVSGVNLDEEAAKLIQYQQAYQASAKMLQIAQSIFDSLIQTMGR, encoded by the coding sequence ATGAGTCTCCTCAACGTCGGCGCCCGCGCCCTCCTCGCCAACCAGGTGGCCCTGCAGACCACCGGCCACAACATCGCCAACGTCAACACCCCCGGCTATTCGCGCCAGAGCGTGCAGCTCGCCACGGTGCAGGGCCAGTTCACGGGCGGGGGGTACATCGGCCAGGGCGTGGACGTGCAGACCATCCTGCGCAACCACAACGAGCTGCTCACGCGCCAGGCCGCCATGGCCGGCTCCACGCAGGCTGCGGACGTGGTGCGCTCCGAGCGCCTGAACCAGCTGCAGGAAGTGTTCAGCGGCGGCACCAGCGGCCTGGGGGCCGCCATCACCGACATGATGAATTCGCTGTCGGACGTGGTGAGCTCGCCCACCGACATCACGGCCCGCACCGTCGCGCTCACGCGCATGAGCGAGACGGCGGGCCGCATGCGGTCGGCGGCCGACCGCATCAACGAGATCCAGTACACCGTCACCGAGCAGCTCAAGAGCGACGTGGTCAAGGTCAACAGCCTGGCCCAGAGCATCGCGGGCGTGAACGAGCAGATCGCCCGTGCGCGCGGCAATGGCCAGACGCCCAACGACCTGCTGGACCAGCGCGATCAGCTGATCCGCGAGCTGAACCAGTACGTGCAGACCACCCAGGTGCCCGCCGACGACGGCACCGTGGGCCTGTTCGTGGCGGGCAGCCAGCCGCTGGTGCTGGGCACCACGGCCACCACGCTGTCGGTGGACGAGGCCACGCAGTTCCCCGGCAGCGGCCAGATGCGGCTGTTCTTCAACCGCCCCGGCGCCACGCCCGTGGAGCTGGACGACAACATGCTCGGGGGCGGCGAGGTCTCGGGCCTGCTGCGCTTCGCCAACAACGACCTGGCCGAGGGCCGCAACCTGCTGGGCCGCATGGCCCAGGCCATCGGCATGACGATGAACGCGCAGCACAAGCTGGGCCTCACGCTCGACGGCCAGCCCGGCAAGGACCTGTTCGCCGTGCCCACCAGCATGCCGGGCTATTCGAGCGGCACCGGCGCGGGCACGGTCAGCTTCACCGATCCGACGAAGTTCGCGGCCTCGGACTACGAGGTGCGCTTCACCACGCCGCCGGCCGGCCAGGTGGTGCGCCTGTCCGACGGCAAGTCCACCGCCTTCGCCAACCTCGCGGACCCGGCGCTGCAGAACATCGACGGCCTGTCGTTCAACCTCACGGCAGCCGGCGCCGCGGGCGAGCGCGTGCTGTTCAAGCCTTTCAGCAGCGCGGCCAACAACATCCAGGCGCTGGTGCTGTCCCCGCGCGACCTGGCTGCGGCCAACCCGATCAACGCAGCCATGGGCACGTCCAACGGCGGCACCCTGCAGCTCGCAGGGCTCAAGGCCACGGGCCTGCCCAACCCGCCCGGCCTCGTGCTGCCGGCCAATGCCAACCCCGCTGCCGTGCCGCCCATCCTGGGCGGCGTGCAGTTGCGCTTCAATGCCGGCCCGCCGGTCACCTACGATGCCCTGGACCGCGGCACCAGCCCGCCCACGACCATCGCCGCGGGCCAGCCCTACACGCCGGGCAGCCCCATCTCGATCAACGGCTGGCAGATCACGCTGCAAGGCACGCCCAAGGGCGGCGACACGGTGACCATCGGCAATGCGCTGGACCCGCAGTACGGCGACGCCTACACGCGCAACGCCGGCAACGCGAGCGCTGTCATGAACCTGCGCGATGTGAAGATGTTCGACGAGTCCACCATGAACGACGGCTACGCGGGCCTCATGGCCCAGGTGGGCACACGCGCGCAAAGCGCGCAGTATGCCGCGGACCTGTCCACCACCATCGCGGCCAACCTGGAGCGCGACCGCACGGCCGTCTCGGGCGTGAACCTCGACGAGGAAGCCGCCAAGCTCATCCAGTACCAGCAGGCCTACCAGGCTTCGGCCAAAATGCTCCAGATCGCTCAGAGCATCTTCGACAGCCTGATCCAGACCATGGGCCGCTGA
- a CDS encoding flagellar basal body L-ring protein FlgH, translating into MALALLAVGCAPLSPPPPVDVLPTAPPSIAAMPRASGPATGSLFHTASYRPAFEDRRARLVGDVVTIQIVENISASQKSTSTVDRSSKAGGSITALPLISGNLSGKSTLGASSENSFAGKGGTESTNTFTGSITATVVDVLPNGHLVVAGEKQIGVNQNVDVLRFSGTIDPRSMLPGSIVSSTQVANVRIESRGRGAQSEAQAMGWLARAFNSFTPF; encoded by the coding sequence CTGGCCCTCGCCCTGCTCGCCGTGGGCTGCGCCCCGCTGTCGCCGCCACCGCCCGTGGACGTGCTGCCGACCGCGCCGCCGTCCATCGCCGCCATGCCGCGCGCCAGCGGCCCGGCCACGGGCAGCCTGTTCCACACGGCCAGCTACCGCCCCGCCTTCGAAGACCGGCGCGCGCGCCTGGTGGGCGATGTGGTCACGATCCAGATCGTCGAGAACATCTCGGCCAGCCAGAAATCCACCTCCACCGTGGACCGCAGCTCCAAGGCCGGCGGCAGCATCACCGCGCTGCCGCTGATCTCGGGCAACCTCTCGGGCAAGAGCACGCTGGGAGCCAGCTCCGAGAACTCGTTCGCGGGCAAGGGCGGCACGGAAAGCACCAACACCTTCACGGGATCGATCACGGCCACCGTGGTCGACGTGCTGCCCAACGGCCACCTGGTGGTGGCCGGCGAGAAGCAGATCGGCGTGAACCAGAACGTGGACGTGCTGCGCTTCTCGGGCACCATCGACCCGCGCTCCATGCTGCCGGGCAGCATCGTCAGCTCCACCCAGGTGGCGAACGTGCGCATCGAGTCGCGCGGGCGCGGCGCGCAAAGCGAGGCCCAGGCCATGGGCTGGCTCGCCCGGGCCTTCAACTCCTTCACGCCGTTCTAG
- the flgG gene encoding flagellar basal-body rod protein FlgG: protein MINSLWIAKTGMSAQQTQLDVISHNLANVSTTGYKRNNAVFEDLIYQNLRQVGSQTTEQNQLPTGLHLGLGVRTVATSRNFTQGSLQQSNNSLDVAINGNGFFEVTLPDGTIGYTRDGSFQVDAQGRLVTSSGLPVANGVTIPANATSVSISADGVVSALLPGNTAPQQVGNLAMANFINSAGLEPVGQNMYKESAASGQPQQGTPGTNGLGTIKQGFLETSNVNVVEELVSMIQTQRAYEMNSKAIQTSDQMLSKLAQL, encoded by the coding sequence ATGATCAACTCCCTGTGGATCGCCAAGACCGGCATGAGTGCCCAGCAAACCCAGCTGGACGTGATCTCGCACAACCTGGCCAACGTCTCCACCACCGGCTACAAGCGCAACAACGCGGTGTTCGAAGACCTGATCTACCAGAACCTGCGCCAGGTCGGTTCGCAGACCACCGAGCAGAACCAGCTGCCCACGGGCCTGCACCTGGGCCTGGGCGTGCGCACCGTGGCCACCAGCCGCAACTTCACGCAGGGCAGCCTGCAGCAGTCGAACAACAGCCTGGACGTGGCCATCAACGGCAACGGCTTCTTCGAGGTGACCCTGCCCGACGGCACCATCGGCTACACGCGCGACGGCTCGTTCCAGGTCGATGCGCAGGGCCGGCTCGTCACCTCGAGCGGCCTGCCGGTCGCCAACGGCGTCACCATCCCCGCCAACGCAACGAGCGTGAGCATCAGCGCCGACGGCGTGGTGTCGGCCCTCCTTCCGGGCAACACCGCCCCGCAGCAGGTTGGCAACCTGGCCATGGCCAATTTCATCAACTCCGCCGGCCTGGAGCCCGTGGGGCAGAACATGTACAAGGAATCGGCCGCATCGGGCCAGCCCCAGCAGGGCACGCCCGGCACCAACGGGCTGGGCACCATCAAGCAGGGCTTCCTGGAGACCTCGAACGTGAACGTGGTGGAAGAGCTGGTCAGCATGATCCAGACCCAGCGCGCCTACGAAATGAATTCCAAGGCCATCCAGACCTCGGACCAGATGCTGTCCAAGCTGGCCCAGTTGTGA
- the flgF gene encoding flagellar basal-body rod protein FlgF: MDRIIYTAMTGANAASHRQAVLSNNLANASTNGFRAEMSTFRSVPIQGDGSTTRVFALEATSGHVETPGPVQRTGRNLDAMASGNAWFAVQGLDGTEAYTRAGSFQISPTGQLVTSTGLALLSDGGGPIDVQQGADISLGSDGTITSKVPGQPAAAVGRVKLATPTPDDPLRRGDDGLFRTASGDPMPNDANARLLAGALEGSNVNPVESMVGMIAAARQFEAQLRMLQTAETNDKTASQLLNLNG, translated from the coding sequence ATGGACCGCATCATCTACACCGCCATGACGGGCGCCAACGCCGCCTCGCACCGGCAAGCCGTGCTGTCCAACAACCTGGCCAATGCCTCCACCAACGGCTTTCGCGCCGAGATGTCCACCTTCCGCTCGGTGCCCATCCAGGGCGACGGCTCGACCACGCGCGTGTTCGCGCTCGAAGCCACCTCGGGCCATGTGGAGACGCCCGGCCCCGTGCAGCGCACGGGCCGCAACCTCGACGCCATGGCCTCGGGCAATGCCTGGTTCGCAGTGCAGGGGCTTGACGGCACCGAGGCCTACACGCGCGCAGGCTCGTTCCAGATCTCGCCCACGGGCCAGCTCGTCACGAGCACGGGGCTGGCGCTGCTGTCGGACGGCGGCGGCCCCATCGACGTGCAGCAGGGAGCCGACATCTCGCTGGGATCGGACGGCACCATCACCTCCAAGGTGCCCGGCCAGCCCGCCGCGGCCGTGGGCCGCGTCAAGCTCGCCACGCCCACGCCGGACGATCCGCTGCGCCGCGGCGACGACGGGCTGTTCCGCACCGCATCGGGCGACCCCATGCCGAACGACGCCAACGCCCGCCTGCTCGCGGGCGCGCTCGAGGGCTCGAACGTGAACCCGGTCGAGAGCATGGTCGGCATGATCGCCGCCGCGCGCCAGTTCGAAGCCCAGCTGCGCATGCTGCAGACCGCCGAAACCAACGACAAAACCGCCAGCCAGCTGCTGAACCTGAACGGCTGA
- a CDS encoding flagellar hook assembly protein FlgD, with translation MFINPIDTSALDAGKTTTSTKPDSATNPNAAQDRFLKLLVAQLSNQDPMNPMDNAQMTSQMAQINTVTGIQTLNLTMQTMAEQFAAMQTLQGTTMIGRTVLSEGSKLTYTDNTGKGYFDLGNAATAVKVEVVTPGGQVVGTVDMGAQTKGRHDFTWDASKYTGDKGALKFRVTATNKDGAVTATNLMQSKVTGTGSNAGALMLDLDTGSTVKYGDIRAVL, from the coding sequence ATGTTCATCAACCCCATCGACACCAGCGCGCTCGACGCGGGCAAGACCACGACGTCGACCAAGCCCGACTCGGCCACCAACCCCAACGCCGCGCAGGACCGGTTCCTGAAGCTGCTCGTCGCGCAGCTCAGCAACCAGGACCCGATGAACCCGATGGACAACGCGCAGATGACGTCGCAGATGGCCCAGATCAACACGGTGACGGGCATCCAGACGCTGAACCTCACCATGCAGACCATGGCCGAGCAGTTCGCGGCCATGCAGACGCTGCAGGGCACGACCATGATCGGCCGCACAGTGCTCTCCGAAGGCTCCAAGCTGACCTATACCGACAACACCGGCAAGGGCTATTTCGATCTCGGCAACGCGGCCACGGCCGTCAAGGTCGAGGTCGTGACCCCGGGCGGGCAGGTGGTCGGCACGGTGGACATGGGCGCGCAGACGAAGGGCCGCCACGACTTCACGTGGGATGCGAGCAAGTACACGGGCGACAAGGGCGCCCTCAAGTTCCGCGTGACGGCCACGAACAAGGACGGCGCTGTCACGGCCACGAACCTCATGCAGTCCAAGGTCACGGGCACGGGCTCGAACGCGGGCGCGCTCATGCTCGACCTCGACACCGGCAGCACCGTGAAGTACGGCGACATCCGCGCCGTGCTCTGA
- the flgC gene encoding flagellar basal body rod protein FlgC, with translation MSMFSIFSVSGSAISAQSQRLNVVASNLANVDAVAAPDGQAYKARQVVFQTAPMGADSSAGVRVSAIQESQTPGRRVHDPSHPSADAEGYVNHSNVNAVEEMVNMISASRSYQNNVEVMNTAKTLLLKTLQMGQ, from the coding sequence ATGTCCATGTTCTCGATCTTCAGCGTCTCCGGCAGCGCCATCAGCGCGCAGTCGCAGCGCCTCAACGTGGTGGCCAGCAACCTGGCCAACGTCGATGCCGTGGCCGCGCCCGATGGCCAGGCCTACAAGGCCCGCCAGGTGGTGTTCCAGACCGCGCCCATGGGCGCCGACAGCTCGGCCGGCGTGCGCGTGAGCGCCATCCAGGAGAGCCAGACGCCCGGCCGGCGCGTGCACGACCCCAGCCACCCGTCGGCCGACGCCGAGGGCTACGTCAACCACTCGAACGTCAACGCGGTGGAGGAGATGGTCAACATGATCTCCGCCTCGCGCTCGTACCAGAACAACGTCGAGGTCATGAATACGGCCAAGACGCTGCTGCTCAAGACCCTGCAGATGGGCCAGTGA
- the flgB gene encoding flagellar basal body rod protein FlgB: protein MLDKMTERLDFHGNALLLRAERQRAIASNIANADTPGYVARDFKFADALQAATQGGSGIAQKLGTNGASHAQHIPLPAAQTGTGPASQLGYSVQTQPSLDNNTVDLDRERANFVDNAVRYEATLRFINGNAKTMLSAIQGQ, encoded by the coding sequence ATGCTCGACAAGATGACGGAACGGCTGGACTTTCACGGCAACGCACTGCTGCTGCGGGCCGAGCGCCAGCGCGCCATCGCGAGCAACATCGCCAACGCCGACACCCCCGGCTACGTGGCCCGCGACTTCAAGTTTGCCGATGCGCTGCAGGCCGCCACGCAAGGCGGCTCCGGCATCGCCCAGAAGCTGGGCACCAACGGCGCCAGCCATGCACAGCACATTCCGCTGCCCGCGGCCCAGACGGGCACGGGTCCGGCCAGCCAGCTGGGCTACTCGGTGCAGACCCAGCCCAGCCTGGACAACAACACCGTGGACCTGGACCGCGAGCGCGCGAACTTCGTGGACAACGCCGTGCGCTACGAAGCCACGCTGCGCTTCATCAACGGCAACGCCAAGACGATGCTCAGCGCGATCCAGGGCCAGTAA
- the flgA gene encoding flagellar basal body P-ring formation chaperone FlgA has protein sequence MPDFFRFPSLALLRKALPGVALGLALSASAQGINDPVADLGPVTQRWLDDALQRSQPGGSALRMEVSVGTLDPRLRLAPCARVEPYLPAGARLWGRTRLGLRCAEGPTPWNVFLPVTIKAWGPAWVLTSNVAPGAVLTAADAAQAEVDWAAEAAPVVANPDLWVGQVASRQLLAGQALRQSMVRPPQLFRAGTQVRVVAQGPGYVVTSAGQALSAGAAGQTARVRMDNGRIISGTVSEDGTVDVPL, from the coding sequence ATGCCCGATTTCTTCCGTTTCCCTTCGCTGGCGCTGCTGCGCAAGGCGCTGCCCGGCGTGGCGCTCGGCCTGGCCCTTTCGGCCTCGGCCCAGGGCATAAACGACCCCGTGGCCGATCTGGGCCCCGTCACGCAGCGCTGGCTCGACGACGCGCTGCAGCGCTCCCAACCCGGGGGCTCGGCCCTGCGCATGGAGGTCAGCGTGGGCACGCTGGACCCGCGCCTGCGCCTGGCGCCCTGCGCGCGGGTCGAACCCTATCTGCCCGCAGGGGCGCGCCTGTGGGGGCGCACCCGCCTGGGGCTACGCTGCGCCGAGGGCCCCACGCCCTGGAACGTGTTCCTGCCCGTGACCATCAAGGCCTGGGGGCCGGCGTGGGTGCTGACCTCCAACGTGGCGCCGGGCGCCGTGCTCACGGCGGCGGACGCGGCGCAGGCCGAGGTGGACTGGGCCGCCGAGGCGGCACCCGTGGTGGCCAACCCGGACCTGTGGGTGGGGCAGGTGGCCTCGCGCCAGTTGCTCGCCGGCCAGGCGCTGCGCCAGTCCATGGTGCGGCCGCCCCAGCTCTTTCGCGCCGGGACCCAGGTGCGGGTGGTGGCCCAGGGGCCCGGCTATGTGGTCACGTCCGCAGGCCAGGCCCTGAGTGCCGGAGCGGCGGGGCAAACTGCACGTGTCCGCATGGATAATGGGCGTATCATCAGCGGAACTGTGTCGGAAGATGGGACGGTGGATGTCCCTTTGTAA
- the flgM gene encoding flagellar biosynthesis anti-sigma factor FlgM — translation MKIGQNPDIANALSQAGSAKQQAKTPAPAAEAVAKSATAAAAGVPVTFSNTARGLDAASRNQGDFDAGKVKAVRNAIDNGTFTIDAEAIADKLLANAQEVMSRSRG, via the coding sequence ATGAAGATAGGTCAAAACCCGGATATCGCGAACGCGCTGTCGCAGGCGGGGTCTGCCAAGCAGCAGGCCAAGACGCCCGCGCCCGCTGCGGAAGCCGTTGCCAAGAGCGCAACGGCTGCGGCCGCTGGCGTGCCTGTCACGTTCTCCAACACGGCGCGCGGACTGGATGCAGCCTCGCGCAACCAGGGCGATTTCGATGCCGGCAAGGTCAAGGCCGTGCGCAACGCCATCGACAACGGCACCTTCACCATCGACGCCGAGGCCATTGCCGACAAGCTGCTTGCCAACGCCCAGGAGGTGATGTCGCGCTCGCGCGGCTGA
- a CDS encoding RNA polymerase sigma factor FliA — translation MYTAKGQLDRDAMIRQHVPLVRRIAHHMIAKLPPNVELDDLIQVGMIGLAEALSRYEAAQGVQFETFATQRIRGAMLDELREGDWMSRSSRKSQKEIEQAVHRLEHRLGRSPLESEIAEELGMELSEYQSLLGKVRGTQLVYLEDMTHGQDEEEGFLERHVADGNADPLALLRDQRLRASLVAAIQSLPEREQHIMGMYYEHDMNLKEIAAVLGVTESRVCQLHSQSIARLRAKMRAH, via the coding sequence ATGTACACCGCCAAAGGCCAGCTCGACCGTGATGCGATGATTCGCCAGCATGTTCCGCTGGTGCGGCGCATCGCGCACCACATGATCGCCAAGCTGCCGCCCAACGTGGAACTGGACGACCTGATCCAGGTGGGCATGATCGGCCTGGCCGAGGCCCTGTCGCGCTACGAGGCGGCGCAGGGAGTGCAGTTCGAGACCTTCGCCACCCAGCGCATCCGGGGAGCCATGCTCGACGAACTGCGCGAGGGCGACTGGATGAGCCGCAGCTCACGCAAGAGCCAGAAAGAGATCGAGCAGGCCGTGCACCGGCTGGAACACCGGCTGGGCCGCAGCCCGCTCGAATCCGAGATCGCCGAGGAACTGGGCATGGAACTCTCCGAATACCAAAGCCTGCTGGGCAAGGTGCGCGGCACGCAACTGGTGTACCTGGAAGACATGACCCACGGCCAGGACGAGGAAGAGGGCTTTCTCGAACGCCACGTGGCCGACGGCAATGCCGACCCGCTGGCGCTCCTGCGCGACCAGCGCCTGCGCGCCTCGCTGGTGGCAGCCATCCAGAGCCTGCCCGAGCGCGAGCAGCACATCATGGGCATGTACTACGAGCACGACATGAACCTCAAGGAGATCGCAGCCGTGCTGGGCGTGACCGAATCGCGGGTCTGCCAGCTGCACAGCCAGTCGATCGCACGGCTACGCGCCAAGATGCGCGCGCACTAG